The region GTGTATTTGTGTGTAAGTTTCTGTTGTTGATTCCAGTAAACATATGGTTGTTTAAACCTTATTTTGGGTTGTGGTTGACTTATGATACAGTTGCAGGGTTCTCCAGCCACACCTGTGAATTCACATTCTAGTTCAGTCTCTGATCAGTCTGCTCCCGGGCTTTTATCAGAAGAATCCGATTCTGGAGCCGCTCGTGGATATTATGCAGGCGAGAAAGATCTTGGTAATATTACAGAACTTGCACATTCAACATGTTATAGCAAGAGTTTTCGGTGTAGCAAggtttatatgataaaaattcacTGTTATGATCTTTATTCTTGATGGTTTTAAGCATCTAATCCTCAAAATTTTATTCGGCAGTCCATAATCTTTCCTCTTTTTACAAAATTGCATATCATTCAATCTTACTGTTCTCTTTTTATGGAGAGTTATCAGGGCCCAGTGACAGCTTAACTGTCATTAATCATGCAATCAGGCTTCATGAGCTTAATACACTTGAATGGGATGAGCTGTTGACAAATGATCCTGGCAATTCAATCTTGCATGGAGGAGGTAACAGACTAGATGCTCCATGTGACAATCATGCAGTTTCAATAGCTTGGAAATCCATTTATAGGTGTCTATCTGTAacctaatttttccttttttctcttccttcctttttttttttggatcttttgttttgattgtcaACAGATAAGATTCCATCCTTTGACCAACAGAATCAGATTGCAGTTAAGGGGTCTGTAAACGATGTAAGCAGAAAAATTTGCAATTCTAAGTTATTTTCGTATATCCTTTTGCTCCACATGTAAGCGTTTAATTCTTTTACTCATTTGATTTTGCTTGGCGGTACTTGCAGTTTAGCAGTcaacctttttaaaatataatctatgttcatttataataaaatgcCAGTCGGCCTGTCAAATTTCTTGTGGCAGTGTTATTCTGTTCTGCTAGTTAGGATGATGAAGTTTATCAATTAATTTCCATGCATCTCTTTCCATTATGATTATCGAAAATTCTGAATTCAATGCTTTTAGTCCTCTACTGACATCTGCTGTAATGTTGCATTTATTGATGTTTTGGAGATTTCTCAAATTACTTCAGTTTGCTTGCTTGATTATAATTATTGGTTAAATATTGGAGTAAAGtaactaattaattttctttgcagGGGAGCACTCTTTCAGGCTACCAATTATCAGCAGAAAAGTCTGCGAAGGGCAATTTAACTGAGGCTGTTGTTAGGAACAGTAACACTCAGTTCAGTGGTCCAGATAATGTTTACAGACAGTTAACAGGTTCCCAAGTATATTTGGATGCTCAGAGGAAGAATTCTGTTGTCCTGGGTGCTGGTGATTCATTGGATATTTTGATTAATGATGGTTTGCAAAGTCAGGATAGTTTTGGAAGGTGGATGAATTCCATCATGGATGACTCTCCTGTTTCTGTAGATGATGCAGCGGTTgaatcttcaatttcatccGGTTATGATTCATTTGCTTCTCCAGGAATGGATCAACATCAATCTTCTATTCAAGAACAAATGTTTATCATAACTGATTTCTCACCTGCGTGGGGCTTTTCAAATGAAACAACCAAGGTTCATTTACTTATCATACAATCCTCTGTTGATATCCTTGTGGTGTCTATTATGGCTTTAATTCTTTGTTGATGGTTTGGATGTAAAAAGGAGCTGATTTTTTGGCCTTTGCTTATTTGTGGAGAAAAAAATGTCTTGTGACATGagataaaagttttgaaaattcttGGTCAGCTGGTATTTCATGTTAACTGGTTGAACCTTTCATGGCATTATGGGATTCATCAATCTGAAAATAGAATCAGCCATTAGAAATCTGTTTGAATAGCTCAAAACATGTTCATAAAATAACAAcacagcttcttcttcttctttgtatttttgaccTCTATTTAATCTTGGTTACAGATTCTAGTCACTGGATATTTCCATGAGCAGTATCTGCATCTGGCAAAGTCCAATCTGTTCTGTATCTGTGGAGATGCTTTTGTTCCAGCAGAAATTGTCCAGGCTGGGGTCTATAGCTGTATGGTGTCACCGCATTCCCCTGGACTAGTAAATCTATGTTTGAGTTTGGATGGATCCAAACCCATCAgccaaattttgaattttgagtaCCGTGCTCCTTCAGTACATGATTTGGATGTTTTTTCAGAAGACAAATCCAAGTGGGAAGAGTTCCATCTTCAGATGAGACTTGCTTATTTGCTCTTTTCTACTTCCAAGACCCTTAATGTTCTATCTAGTAAAGTGTCACCGGCTAAACTGAAGGAGGCTAAGAAGTTCGCACACAAAACTTCTAATATTTCTAATAGTTGGGCATACTTGATTAAGTCAATTGAGGACAGCAGAATTTCAGTTGCACAAGCAAAAGATGGTTTGTTTgaactttctttaaaaaacacaataaaggAATGGCTATTGGAAAGAGTACTTGAGGGCTGTAAAACCACAGAATACGATGCTCAAGGCCTTGGAGTGATCCATTTATGTGCTATTATCGGATACACTTGGGcagtttatttgttttcttggtcAGGCTTATCATTAGATTTTCGCGATAAACATGGATGGACAGCACTGCACTGGGCAGCATATTATGGAAGGTATGGACATgttctttgttgttttaatttgcagTTCTTCTGTGGTTGTCCAGCTTCAGTTTCTTTAAGTGTCTTGAATAAAATGAACTAGGacattttttatcttcttccatTTTCCCTTTGCTTGTCACAGCTTCACTCCATTTCACTGCTTCCATGTTATTCTGTCTCTTCATGCCAAAGCAAATCATATACATCTCTctgaaatagaaaaacattgGGCTGCACAAATATGATAGCATTATAAGCAGTCAAGAAAACCTGATGTATGTATCCTAAAGGGCCAGGAGTATATATTAAGACTTCTTTACTGACTCGAATGTATATCAGTCTCGAAGTAACTGTCATTTT is a window of Populus nigra chromosome 10, ddPopNigr1.1, whole genome shotgun sequence DNA encoding:
- the LOC133705259 gene encoding calmodulin-binding transcription activator 5-like isoform X3: MRVITCGTIVLFDRKMLRNFRKDGHNWKKKKDGKTVKEAHEHLKVGNEERIHVYYAHGQDIPTFVRRIYWLLDKTLEHIVLVHYRETQELQGSPATPVNSHSSSVSDQSAPGLLSEESDSGAARGYYAGEKDLELSGPSDSLTVINHAIRLHELNTLEWDELLTNDPGNSILHGGDKIPSFDQQNQIAVKGSVNDGSTLSGYQLSAEKSAKGNLTEAVVRNSNTQFSGPDNVYRQLTGSQVYLDAQRKNSVVLGAGDSLDILINDGLQSQDSFGRWMNSIMDDSPVSVDDAAVESSISSGYDSFASPGMDQHQSSIQEQMFIITDFSPAWGFSNETTKILVTGYFHEQYLHLAKSNLFCICGDAFVPAEIVQAGVYSCMVSPHSPGLVNLCLSLDGSKPISQILNFEYRAPSVHDLDVFSEDKSKWEEFHLQMRLAYLLFSTSKTLNVLSSKVSPAKLKEAKKFAHKTSNISNSWAYLIKSIEDSRISVAQAKDGLFELSLKNTIKEWLLERVLEGCKTTEYDAQGLGVIHLCAIIGYTWAVYLFSWSGLSLDFRDKHGWTALHWAAYYGREKMVAALLSAGAKPNLVTDPTKENPGGCTAADLASAKGYDGLAAYLSEKALVAQFESMIIAGNASGSLQMTATDTVNSENLSEEELHLKDTLAAYRTAADAAARIQAAFREHSLKVYTKAAQSSSPEDEARNIIAAMKIQHAFRNYDSKKKMAAAAHIQHRFRTWKTRKNFLNMRRQAIKIQAAFRGFQERRQYRKIIWSIGVLEKAILRWRLKRKGFRGLQVEPVETDVDPKHESDTEEDFYKISQKQAGERVERSVIRVQAMFRSKQAQEQYRRMKLTYNQATVEYEGLLDTDMVESDF
- the LOC133705259 gene encoding calmodulin-binding transcription activator 5-like isoform X2; the protein is MESGFSDRLVGSEIHGFHTLRDLDVPNIMEESRTRWLRPNEIHAMLCNHKYFTINVKPVKLPMSGTIVLFDRKMLRNFRKDGHNWKKKKDGKTVKEAHEHLKVGNEERIHVYYAHGQDIPTFVRRIYWLLDKTLEHIVLVHYRETQELQGSPATPVNSHSSSVSDQSAPGLLSEESDSGAARGYYAGEKDLGPSDSLTVINHAIRLHELNTLEWDELLTNDPGNSILHGGDKIPSFDQQNQIAVKGSVNDGSTLSGYQLSAEKSAKGNLTEAVVRNSNTQFSGPDNVYRQLTGSQVYLDAQRKNSVVLGAGDSLDILINDGLQSQDSFGRWMNSIMDDSPVSVDDAAVESSISSGYDSFASPGMDQHQSSIQEQMFIITDFSPAWGFSNETTKILVTGYFHEQYLHLAKSNLFCICGDAFVPAEIVQAGVYSCMVSPHSPGLVNLCLSLDGSKPISQILNFEYRAPSVHDLDVFSEDKSKWEEFHLQMRLAYLLFSTSKTLNVLSSKVSPAKLKEAKKFAHKTSNISNSWAYLIKSIEDSRISVAQAKDGLFELSLKNTIKEWLLERVLEGCKTTEYDAQGLGVIHLCAIIGYTWAVYLFSWSGLSLDFRDKHGWTALHWAAYYGREKMVAALLSAGAKPNLVTDPTKENPGGCTAADLASAKGYDGLAAYLSEKALVAQFESMIIAGNASGSLQMTATDTVNSENLSEEELHLKDTLAAYRTAADAAARIQAAFREHSLKVYTKAAQSSSPEDEARNIIAAMKIQHAFRNYDSKKKMAAAAHIQHRFRTWKTRKNFLNMRRQAIKIQAAFRGFQERRQYRKIIWSIGVLEKAILRWRLKRKGFRGLQVEPVETDVDPKHESDTEEDFYKISQKQAGERVERSVIRVQAMFRSKQAQEQYRRMKLTYNQATVEYEGLLDTDMVESDF
- the LOC133705259 gene encoding calmodulin-binding transcription activator 5-like isoform X1, with protein sequence MESGFSDRLVGSEIHGFHTLRDLDVPNIMEESRTRWLRPNEIHAMLCNHKYFTINVKPVKLPMSGTIVLFDRKMLRNFRKDGHNWKKKKDGKTVKEAHEHLKVGNEERIHVYYAHGQDIPTFVRRIYWLLDKTLEHIVLVHYRETQELQGSPATPVNSHSSSVSDQSAPGLLSEESDSGAARGYYAGEKDLELSGPSDSLTVINHAIRLHELNTLEWDELLTNDPGNSILHGGDKIPSFDQQNQIAVKGSVNDGSTLSGYQLSAEKSAKGNLTEAVVRNSNTQFSGPDNVYRQLTGSQVYLDAQRKNSVVLGAGDSLDILINDGLQSQDSFGRWMNSIMDDSPVSVDDAAVESSISSGYDSFASPGMDQHQSSIQEQMFIITDFSPAWGFSNETTKILVTGYFHEQYLHLAKSNLFCICGDAFVPAEIVQAGVYSCMVSPHSPGLVNLCLSLDGSKPISQILNFEYRAPSVHDLDVFSEDKSKWEEFHLQMRLAYLLFSTSKTLNVLSSKVSPAKLKEAKKFAHKTSNISNSWAYLIKSIEDSRISVAQAKDGLFELSLKNTIKEWLLERVLEGCKTTEYDAQGLGVIHLCAIIGYTWAVYLFSWSGLSLDFRDKHGWTALHWAAYYGREKMVAALLSAGAKPNLVTDPTKENPGGCTAADLASAKGYDGLAAYLSEKALVAQFESMIIAGNASGSLQMTATDTVNSENLSEEELHLKDTLAAYRTAADAAARIQAAFREHSLKVYTKAAQSSSPEDEARNIIAAMKIQHAFRNYDSKKKMAAAAHIQHRFRTWKTRKNFLNMRRQAIKIQAAFRGFQERRQYRKIIWSIGVLEKAILRWRLKRKGFRGLQVEPVETDVDPKHESDTEEDFYKISQKQAGERVERSVIRVQAMFRSKQAQEQYRRMKLTYNQATVEYEGLLDTDMVESDF